One region of Rhodocaloribacter litoris genomic DNA includes:
- a CDS encoding fructosamine kinase family protein, which translates to MLPAALTDALAAMLGTSVRRCEPVGGGCIALACRVETAEGSYFLKWGRGDVARTFWAEADGLRALHEAASPLLVPEVLALGDPDEATPGFLLMTWIEAGTRGPGFWEAFGRGLAHLHRHTAGRYGFDEDNFIGRLPQHNAWADDWPAFFRERRLEPQVRWARERGRWHRRWDRPLERLYARLDDLLPARPEPSLLHGDLWSGNVMTARDGRAALIDPAVYFGHREADLAMTELFGGFNPAFYAAYREAWPLEPGYAERRAVYNLYHLLNHLNHFGEGYAGSVAEVLDRFA; encoded by the coding sequence ATGTTGCCCGCAGCGCTGACGGACGCCCTTGCCGCCATGCTCGGCACCTCCGTGCGCCGGTGCGAGCCGGTCGGCGGCGGGTGCATTGCCCTGGCGTGCCGCGTCGAGACGGCGGAAGGATCCTACTTCCTCAAATGGGGGCGCGGCGATGTGGCCCGCACGTTCTGGGCCGAAGCCGACGGCCTCCGCGCCCTGCACGAGGCCGCCTCGCCGCTTCTCGTGCCCGAGGTGCTGGCCCTCGGCGATCCGGACGAGGCCACCCCGGGCTTCCTGCTGATGACGTGGATCGAAGCCGGGACGCGCGGGCCGGGCTTCTGGGAGGCCTTCGGCCGCGGCCTGGCCCACCTCCACCGGCACACGGCCGGCCGCTACGGCTTCGACGAGGACAATTTCATCGGGCGGCTGCCCCAGCACAACGCCTGGGCGGACGACTGGCCGGCGTTCTTCCGCGAGCGACGCCTCGAACCGCAGGTGCGGTGGGCCCGGGAGCGAGGTCGCTGGCACCGGCGCTGGGACCGGCCGCTCGAACGCCTCTATGCCCGCCTCGACGACCTGCTGCCCGCCCGCCCGGAACCCTCCCTCCTGCACGGTGACCTCTGGAGCGGCAACGTCATGACGGCCCGTGACGGCCGGGCCGCCCTCATCGATCCGGCCGTCTACTTCGGCCACCGTGAAGCCGACCTGGCCATGACCGAACTCTTCGGCGGCTTCAACCCGGCCTTCTATGCCGCCTATCGCGAAGCCTGGCCGCTGGAACCCGGCTATGCAGAGCGCCGCGCGGTCTATAACCTGTACCACCTGCTCAACCACCTGAACCACTTCGGCGAAGGCTATGCCGGCAGCGTCGCCGAAGTGCTCGACCGCTTCGCCTGA
- a CDS encoding low molecular weight protein-tyrosine-phosphatase, producing the protein MPSNPPSNKIKVLFVCLGNICRSPLAEGVFRHLVRERGLEDRFDIDSAGTGSWHVGEPPDRRMRETARRHGVPLDGQRARQFTARDLEHYDHIFVMDRDNLHDVLFLDREDRYGNKVRLFREFDPEPGDYQVPDPYYGGAQGFENVFAIVERTARTLLDRLVAEYDLDQTTA; encoded by the coding sequence ATGCCATCGAATCCGCCTTCCAACAAAATCAAGGTTCTTTTCGTCTGCCTCGGTAACATCTGCCGGAGCCCGCTGGCCGAAGGGGTCTTCCGGCACCTGGTGCGGGAACGCGGCCTGGAAGATCGCTTCGACATCGACTCGGCCGGCACCGGCAGCTGGCACGTGGGCGAACCACCCGACCGGCGCATGCGGGAGACGGCCCGCCGCCACGGCGTGCCCCTCGACGGCCAGCGCGCTCGCCAGTTCACCGCCCGGGACCTCGAACACTACGACCACATCTTCGTGATGGACCGGGACAACCTGCACGACGTGCTCTTTCTCGACCGCGAAGATCGCTACGGAAACAAGGTGCGCCTTTTTCGCGAATTCGACCCCGAGCCGGGCGACTACCAGGTGCCCGACCCCTACTACGGCGGGGCCCAGGGCTTCGAGAACGTCTTCGCCATCGTCGAGCGGACGGCCCGCACCCTGCTCGACCGGCTCGTGGCCGAATACGACCTTGACCAGACCACGGCCTGA
- a CDS encoding UpxY family transcription antiterminator encodes MENAFLNPNPEKYWRVFYTAPRAEKKCEQRLQERRFEVFLPKRAVIRQWKDRKKKVIEPLFPNYLFAKVDEGERIRVLQTDGIVRCVSFGGRLAQMSEEEIENLRITQNDPLRLEPLHGPLPPRGTKVVVQEGPFRGLRGEVVSHRGETHVVLIVPTIRQAVRINIPAVWAQPVPADAASRR; translated from the coding sequence ATGGAAAATGCTTTTTTGAACCCGAACCCGGAAAAATACTGGCGGGTTTTTTATACGGCCCCGCGGGCGGAGAAAAAATGTGAGCAGCGGTTGCAGGAGCGCCGTTTTGAAGTGTTCTTGCCCAAGCGGGCTGTCATTCGCCAATGGAAGGACCGCAAGAAGAAGGTGATCGAGCCGCTCTTTCCCAACTATCTCTTTGCGAAGGTGGATGAGGGGGAACGGATCCGGGTGCTTCAGACGGACGGGATCGTGCGCTGTGTCTCGTTCGGAGGACGACTGGCGCAGATGTCGGAGGAGGAGATCGAAAACCTACGCATCACACAGAACGATCCGTTGCGCCTGGAGCCGCTGCACGGGCCGTTGCCGCCCCGGGGGACGAAGGTGGTGGTGCAGGAGGGGCCGTTCCGCGGGTTGAGGGGGGAGGTCGTTTCCCACCGGGGCGAGACGCACGTCGTGCTGATCGTGCCCACCATCCGGCAGGCGGTACGCATCAACATCCCGGCGGTCTGGGCACAGCCGGTGCCGGCGGATGCGGCCTCGCGCCGTTAG
- a CDS encoding SDR family NAD(P)-dependent oxidoreductase yields MDLGLKGKVAVVTGASRGIGERIARSLAAEGCRLVICARGEEALRGVAGAIERDGGEVLALPLDITAPDAPGRLVHATLERYGRLDVFVGNAGGNRRKPFVETTDDDWEAILDLNLKAHIRTSRAVVAPMKAAGGGAILFVASIFGREAGGANLSIYNTTKSALISVAKIMAVELAPYNIRVNTVAPGSIRFPGGSWDRRCKEDPEGMARFVAQNIPMGRFGTAEEVADVVTFLVSERASWVSGACVNVDGVQSHSLI; encoded by the coding sequence ATGGATCTCGGGCTCAAAGGCAAAGTGGCCGTCGTCACCGGTGCCAGCCGGGGCATCGGCGAGCGGATCGCGCGCTCGCTTGCGGCCGAAGGATGCCGGCTGGTGATCTGTGCGCGGGGGGAGGAGGCCCTGCGCGGGGTGGCCGGCGCGATCGAGCGCGACGGCGGCGAAGTCCTGGCGCTGCCGCTGGACATCACCGCACCGGACGCTCCCGGGCGGCTTGTCCACGCCACGCTCGAGCGCTACGGCCGCCTCGACGTCTTCGTCGGCAATGCCGGCGGGAACCGCCGCAAACCCTTCGTCGAGACGACGGACGACGACTGGGAGGCGATCCTCGACCTGAACCTGAAGGCGCACATCCGCACGAGCCGGGCCGTCGTCGCTCCGATGAAAGCGGCCGGCGGCGGGGCCATCCTCTTTGTGGCGTCGATCTTTGGCCGGGAAGCCGGGGGCGCGAACCTGTCGATCTACAACACCACGAAGTCCGCCCTCATCAGCGTGGCCAAGATCATGGCCGTCGAGCTGGCCCCGTACAACATCCGGGTCAACACCGTGGCGCCCGGGTCGATTCGTTTTCCGGGCGGCAGCTGGGACCGGCGTTGCAAGGAAGATCCCGAAGGGATGGCTCGCTTCGTCGCGCAGAACATCCCGATGGGGCGGTTCGGCACGGCCGAGGAGGTGGCGGACGTGGTGACGTTCCTCGTCTCCGAGCGGGCCAGCTGGGTCTCCGGCGCCTGTGTCAACGTCGACGGGGTGCAGTCGCACTCGCTGATCTAG
- the lepB gene encoding signal peptidase I, whose translation MPRPHSDATAPGEAPVAAGTVARAHRLRTRDWLAAFGVAVVAALLLRAFCLQAFRIPTSSMEKNLLAGDFVLVSKLHYGPRLPRSVGLPLTGWYLPDVTLPHVRVPGFSRIRRGDVIVFNYPAEEGPVDRKTHYIKRVVGLPGETLSIRNKVTHIDGVPLPLMPGMQQKWVVRAEPGAVLPLEELEARGASLLSVQGGLRTGGRIAFEATRDVAEEVASWNAVASVEPLVTPPQAGLRLRTFPPGRGFSPDHYGPLYIPARGDTLHLTDESWPVYERLIRRYEGHDARRLDDGRFLIDGVLTDRYVVEQDYYFVMGDNRDNSQDSRVWGFVPMDHVVGKAVLVYFSWDLERHMPRFERILHRIR comes from the coding sequence TTGCCGCGTCCACATAGCGATGCGACGGCACCGGGCGAGGCCCCGGTGGCTGCCGGCACGGTGGCCCGTGCGCACCGGCTGCGCACCCGCGACTGGCTCGCTGCGTTCGGGGTGGCCGTCGTGGCGGCGCTCCTGCTGCGCGCCTTCTGCTTGCAGGCCTTCCGCATTCCCACCTCCTCGATGGAGAAGAACCTGCTGGCGGGGGATTTTGTCCTGGTCTCCAAGCTCCACTACGGTCCCCGCCTGCCCCGCTCCGTCGGGCTACCGCTGACCGGCTGGTACCTGCCGGACGTCACGTTGCCGCACGTGCGGGTGCCCGGCTTCTCCCGGATCCGCCGCGGCGATGTGATCGTCTTCAACTACCCGGCCGAAGAAGGACCGGTCGATCGCAAGACGCACTACATCAAGCGGGTCGTAGGCCTGCCGGGCGAGACGCTCTCGATCCGGAACAAGGTGACCCATATCGACGGGGTTCCGCTGCCGCTGATGCCGGGCATGCAGCAGAAGTGGGTGGTGCGGGCCGAGCCCGGTGCGGTTTTGCCGCTGGAAGAGCTGGAAGCCCGTGGCGCGTCGCTCCTCTCGGTGCAGGGCGGGCTCCGCACCGGCGGTCGCATCGCCTTCGAGGCCACCCGGGACGTGGCCGAGGAGGTGGCCTCCTGGAATGCGGTCGCCTCCGTCGAACCGCTGGTGACGCCCCCGCAAGCCGGCCTCCGGCTGCGCACCTTTCCCCCCGGGCGCGGCTTCAGCCCCGACCACTACGGGCCCCTCTACATCCCCGCCCGGGGCGACACGCTCCACCTCACCGACGAGAGCTGGCCCGTCTATGAACGGCTGATCCGGCGCTACGAGGGCCACGACGCCCGCCGCCTCGACGACGGACGCTTCCTGATCGACGGGGTGCTCACGGACCGCTACGTGGTCGAGCAGGACTACTACTTCGTCATGGGGGACAACCGCGACAACTCCCAGGACAGCCGCGTCTGGGGCTTCGTCCCCATGGATCACGTGGTGGGAAAAGCCGTGCTGGTCTATTTCTCCTGGGACCTGGAACGCCACATGCCCCGTTTCGAGCGTATCCTGCACCGCATCCGCTGA
- the lepB gene encoding signal peptidase I, which translates to MANPTTRTERRKTRAGSRAEPAGTNGRARKAPSQKSKLREWLDALVFAAVVMLIVRTFFFDLFKIPTPSMERSLLVGDFLFVSKLHYGTRTPMTLGIPFTQIYIGGLELPWTRLPGFSEVKRGDAIVFNYPVEEAPIERKTHYIKRVMGLPGETLSVQDKVVHVDGEPVPLMEGMQQRWLVYKSSPNVRLSRTRLEELGVDPAGVVDPQNSAVAQVNATTAAAREIASWPWVERVEPAIAPPDAGYSELMYPPGRGYTPDNYGPVWIPKAGETIPLTEENWPVYEPVIRRYEGHVTGRGQGGTFLVDGAAVTTYTFAQNYYFVMGDNRDNSEDSRFWGFVPEDHVVGKAILIYFSWEKDEGDLLGIPRFGRLFKPVP; encoded by the coding sequence TTGGCAAACCCGACCACGCGAACCGAACGGCGAAAGACGCGCGCCGGAAGCCGCGCCGAACCGGCCGGCACCAACGGGCGGGCCCGGAAAGCCCCCTCGCAAAAGAGCAAGCTGCGCGAGTGGCTCGACGCCCTCGTCTTTGCGGCCGTCGTGATGCTGATCGTCCGCACCTTCTTCTTCGATCTGTTCAAGATCCCCACTCCGTCGATGGAGCGGAGCCTGCTCGTCGGGGACTTTCTCTTCGTCTCGAAGTTGCACTACGGCACCCGCACCCCCATGACGCTCGGCATCCCGTTCACGCAGATCTACATCGGCGGGCTCGAGCTGCCCTGGACCCGCCTGCCGGGCTTCAGCGAGGTGAAGCGGGGCGATGCCATCGTGTTCAACTATCCGGTCGAGGAGGCGCCCATCGAGCGCAAGACGCACTACATCAAGCGGGTCATGGGCCTGCCGGGCGAGACGCTCTCGGTGCAGGACAAGGTGGTTCACGTCGACGGCGAGCCGGTCCCGCTCATGGAGGGCATGCAGCAGCGGTGGCTCGTCTACAAGAGCAGCCCCAACGTCCGCCTCTCGCGTACCCGGCTCGAGGAGCTCGGGGTCGACCCGGCCGGCGTCGTCGATCCGCAGAACTCGGCGGTGGCCCAGGTCAACGCGACGACGGCGGCGGCGCGTGAGATCGCGTCCTGGCCCTGGGTGGAACGCGTGGAACCGGCCATCGCCCCGCCGGACGCCGGCTACAGTGAGCTCATGTATCCACCCGGCCGGGGGTATACGCCGGACAACTACGGGCCCGTGTGGATCCCGAAAGCCGGCGAGACGATCCCGCTGACGGAGGAGAACTGGCCGGTCTACGAGCCCGTGATCCGCCGGTATGAAGGCCATGTCACCGGCCGGGGGCAGGGCGGCACCTTCCTCGTCGATGGCGCAGCCGTCACCACCTACACCTTCGCCCAGAACTACTACTTCGTCATGGGGGACAACCGCGACAACTCGGAGGACAGTCGTTTCTGGGGCTTCGTCCCGGAAGATCACGTCGTCGGCAAGGCGATCCTGATTTATTTCTCCTGGGAAAAAGATGAGGGCGACCTGCTCGGGATTCCCCGGTTCGGTCGCCTCTTCAAACCCGTACCGTAG
- a CDS encoding L,D-transpeptidase, which yields MKRTCHLVLLLFLLAATAPEPSAAQSYINQSALSGILSACPEDLDTLPEVNYKYYVLYSSRDNNVLARNTFYKVLGDGDVQLGQERAKLVELLNRKLVAFTNIGDTLVVPDRFDVNFCAYSPFPYYYPGARDFDKLFIIEKEIQAWAAYEYGKLVRWGIVSTGAETSPTPNGRYNFNWKAEYRISSLSPPGEPWEMYWVFNFHEARGIHIHQYAMPTGGPQSHGCVRLIDDDAKWVYHWADGWKLASGGNGFPSSFGTVIAPGTTVLVIGQETFGHPTPFEYAPRFPVLHRVELPAHPYDVPPGTPQQDYFDRIRGTN from the coding sequence ATGAAACGAACCTGCCATCTTGTCTTGCTGCTGTTCCTGCTGGCCGCGACGGCACCGGAGCCCTCGGCGGCGCAGTCCTACATCAACCAGTCCGCCCTTTCCGGCATCCTTTCCGCCTGCCCGGAAGACCTCGACACCCTGCCCGAGGTCAACTATAAATACTACGTGCTCTACAGCAGCCGGGACAATAACGTGCTGGCCCGCAACACCTTCTACAAGGTGCTCGGCGACGGCGACGTCCAGCTCGGGCAGGAGCGTGCCAAACTGGTCGAGCTGCTGAACCGCAAGCTGGTTGCGTTCACGAACATCGGCGACACGCTGGTGGTGCCGGACCGCTTCGACGTGAATTTCTGCGCCTACAGCCCGTTCCCCTACTACTACCCCGGCGCCCGCGACTTCGACAAGCTGTTCATCATCGAGAAAGAGATCCAGGCCTGGGCGGCGTATGAATACGGCAAGCTCGTCCGCTGGGGCATTGTGAGTACGGGAGCCGAAACCTCTCCGACCCCGAACGGGCGGTACAACTTCAACTGGAAGGCCGAGTACCGGATCTCGTCGCTCAGCCCGCCGGGAGAGCCCTGGGAGATGTACTGGGTGTTCAACTTCCACGAAGCCCGCGGCATCCACATTCACCAGTATGCCATGCCCACGGGCGGTCCCCAGAGCCACGGATGCGTTCGCCTGATCGACGACGACGCAAAGTGGGTCTACCACTGGGCCGACGGCTGGAAGCTGGCTTCCGGAGGAAACGGGTTCCCCTCCAGTTTCGGCACGGTCATCGCACCGGGGACCACGGTGCTCGTCATCGGCCAGGAGACCTTCGGCCACCCGACCCCCTTCGAATACGCCCCGCGTTTCCCCGTGCTGCACCGGGTGGAGCTGCCGGCCCACCCGTACGACGTGCCGCCGGGCACCCCCCAGCAGGACTACTTCGACCGCATCCGGGGCACGAACTGA
- the xseA gene encoding exodeoxyribonuclease VII large subunit: MERPILSVRELVRGIKDLVGTHFDDVQVEGELSNFRRPASGHCYFTLKDADAQIRCVMWQGYARHLFFRPTDGLLVRVRGEVTLYETRGDLQIVVRSMRLAGEGALQQAFEALKRKLAAEGLFDARHKKPLPPFPETVGIVTSGTGAALHDILSILERRFPAVRALVCPVQVQGLGAAEAVAEAIDSFNALPAGDPLRPDLLIVGRGGGSAEDLWAFNEEIVARAIFASEIPIISAVGHETDVSIADFVADVRAATPSMAAELAVPDRREVAFLVRGLCDRLHARLTQTVEERRRHIRHLIGSRAFLRPVDRLHTAGQRLDELLLRLSRSPRRLFETRRHRLDALTARLHLLDPRRPLHLGYARVERGGVPVTAAADLHPGDEVLLRFADDSRPALIR, translated from the coding sequence ATGGAACGACCGATCCTCAGCGTACGCGAGCTCGTGCGCGGCATCAAGGACCTCGTCGGCACCCACTTCGACGACGTGCAGGTCGAAGGCGAGCTGTCCAACTTCCGGCGCCCGGCCTCCGGCCACTGCTATTTCACGCTGAAAGACGCCGACGCGCAGATCCGTTGCGTCATGTGGCAGGGTTATGCGCGGCACCTCTTCTTCCGGCCCACGGACGGCCTGCTCGTCCGGGTGCGGGGCGAGGTGACCCTCTACGAAACCCGGGGCGATCTGCAGATCGTCGTGCGGTCGATGCGCCTGGCGGGGGAGGGCGCGCTGCAGCAGGCCTTCGAAGCGCTCAAGCGCAAGCTGGCTGCCGAGGGCCTCTTCGACGCCCGGCACAAGAAGCCGCTCCCCCCCTTCCCCGAAACCGTGGGCATCGTCACCTCGGGCACCGGGGCGGCCCTCCACGACATCCTCTCCATCCTGGAGCGGCGCTTCCCCGCAGTACGGGCACTCGTCTGCCCCGTGCAGGTGCAGGGCCTCGGGGCGGCGGAGGCCGTCGCGGAAGCCATCGACAGCTTCAACGCCCTGCCGGCAGGCGACCCCCTGCGACCGGACCTCCTGATCGTGGGGCGCGGCGGCGGCTCGGCCGAAGACCTCTGGGCGTTCAACGAGGAGATCGTGGCCCGCGCCATCTTCGCTTCCGAGATCCCGATCATCAGCGCCGTCGGGCATGAGACCGATGTGTCCATCGCCGACTTCGTGGCCGACGTGCGGGCCGCCACCCCGTCGATGGCGGCCGAGCTGGCGGTGCCGGACCGCCGCGAAGTTGCCTTCCTCGTACGCGGGCTCTGCGACCGGCTCCATGCCCGGCTCACCCAGACCGTCGAGGAACGCCGGCGCCACATCCGGCACCTGATCGGCTCCCGGGCCTTCCTGCGCCCGGTGGACCGGCTCCACACCGCCGGACAGCGCCTCGACGAACTCCTCCTCCGGCTCTCGCGCAGCCCCCGGCGCCTCTTCGAGACCCGCCGGCACCGGCTCGACGCCCTCACGGCCCGGCTCCACCTCCTCGACCCGCGCCGCCCCCTGCACCTCGGTTACGCCCGCGTCGAGCGAGGCGGCGTCCCCGTCACCGCCGCCGCCGACCTCCACCCCGGCGACGAGGTGCTGCTCCGCTTCGCCGACGACAGCCGCCCCGCCCTGATCCGGTAA
- a CDS encoding carbon-nitrogen hydrolase family protein: protein MDRRLTLACIQHSAGADLDANLKETTARVREAAGRGARLVGLPEYFSQLHLHRGRLQLTAYDEADHPALPVFRALASELGIWILLGSLPVSAPDGRAFNRSLLLDDAGRIAARYDKIHLFDVDLGRGEAYRESGVIMPGSRAVVAETPWGRLGLSVCYDLRFPHLYRRLAQAGAEILAVPSAFTRTTGQAHWHVLLRARAIENGAYVFAPAQCGTHGDGATYGHALIVDPWGRVLADAGDTPGLILAEIDLDEVARVRARIPSLRHDRPFDLAS, encoded by the coding sequence ATGGACCGACGCCTCACGCTCGCCTGTATCCAGCACAGCGCCGGCGCCGACCTCGACGCCAACCTGAAGGAGACGACGGCCCGCGTGCGGGAGGCGGCCGGGCGTGGGGCCCGGCTCGTCGGGTTGCCGGAGTACTTCAGCCAGCTGCACCTGCACCGGGGCCGTCTCCAGCTCACCGCCTATGACGAAGCCGACCACCCGGCCCTGCCGGTGTTTCGCGCGCTGGCTTCCGAACTCGGCATATGGATCCTGCTCGGCTCGCTGCCCGTCAGCGCGCCGGACGGGCGGGCCTTCAACCGCAGCCTCCTCCTCGACGACGCCGGGCGTATCGCCGCCCGCTACGACAAGATCCACCTCTTCGATGTCGACCTGGGCCGGGGCGAGGCCTACCGCGAGTCCGGCGTCATCATGCCCGGCAGCCGGGCCGTGGTGGCCGAGACGCCCTGGGGCCGGCTCGGCCTCTCCGTCTGCTACGACCTGCGTTTCCCCCACCTCTATCGCCGCCTGGCCCAGGCCGGGGCCGAGATCCTGGCCGTCCCCTCGGCCTTCACCCGCACGACGGGACAGGCACACTGGCACGTCCTGCTACGGGCCCGCGCCATCGAGAACGGCGCCTACGTCTTCGCGCCGGCCCAGTGCGGCACCCACGGCGACGGCGCCACCTACGGCCATGCCCTCATCGTCGACCCCTGGGGACGCGTGCTCGCCGACGCCGGGGACACGCCCGGCCTCATCCTGGCCGAGATCGACCTCGACGAGGTGGCACGGGTGCGGGCGAGGATCC
- the xseB gene encoding exodeoxyribonuclease VII small subunit: MSKQTAPPPPEEMTFEQALRRLETIVEMLENDEADLDAALQAYEEGVRLARFCLQRLEAAELRIQELRLE, translated from the coding sequence ATGAGCAAGCAAACCGCCCCGCCGCCTCCCGAGGAGATGACGTTCGAACAGGCGCTGCGCCGCCTGGAAACCATCGTGGAAATGCTCGAAAACGACGAGGCGGACCTGGACGCCGCGTTGCAGGCCTACGAGGAGGGCGTCCGGCTGGCACGCTTCTGCCTGCAACGCCTCGAAGCGGCCGAGCTGCGCATCCAGGAGCTGCGCCTGGAATGA